In a genomic window of Curtobacterium sp. MCBD17_035:
- a CDS encoding sugar ABC transporter permease, translated as MTATAPVANRPTLTTHVPKSRPRRAALDRQDGRKAWLFLAPFGLFYLAFLLGPTVWMIITSFFNTSTVHAGLGSFAGFANYGEMLTRADFWSALWHTLQFTIYTTPPLVILAFVFAVLTNRIRRGQWFFRLAFFLPYILPSATISLIWVFIFTPGTGLWALGESWLGITPGAGVLASPKTAMIGIALATVWWTLGFNFVLYLAGLQEIPRELYEAAAVDGASNWQQIRSITLPLLGRTTTLVILLQIIASLKIFDQVYLMTSGGPGISTQVALGLITNTGFTDNRIGAASAASVLLFIVIVAIAVIRQVIDRSAARKEA; from the coding sequence GTGACCGCCACCGCACCCGTAGCGAACCGTCCCACGCTCACGACCCACGTCCCGAAGTCGCGGCCGCGGCGCGCGGCGCTCGATCGACAGGACGGGCGCAAGGCCTGGTTGTTCCTGGCCCCGTTCGGACTCTTCTACCTGGCGTTCCTGCTCGGACCGACCGTGTGGATGATCATCACGAGCTTCTTCAACACGTCGACCGTCCACGCGGGCCTCGGTAGCTTCGCCGGGTTCGCGAACTACGGCGAGATGCTGACCCGCGCCGACTTCTGGAGCGCGCTGTGGCACACGCTGCAGTTCACGATCTACACGACACCGCCGCTCGTCATCCTCGCGTTCGTGTTCGCGGTGCTGACGAACCGGATCCGTCGGGGCCAGTGGTTCTTCCGCCTCGCGTTCTTCCTGCCCTACATCCTGCCGTCGGCGACGATCTCGCTGATCTGGGTGTTCATCTTCACGCCGGGCACCGGCCTCTGGGCGCTGGGCGAGAGCTGGCTCGGCATCACGCCGGGGGCGGGTGTCCTCGCGTCGCCGAAGACCGCCATGATCGGCATCGCGCTCGCCACCGTCTGGTGGACGCTCGGCTTCAACTTCGTGCTGTACCTGGCGGGCCTCCAGGAGATCCCGCGTGAGCTGTACGAGGCGGCCGCCGTCGACGGCGCGTCGAACTGGCAGCAGATCCGATCGATCACGCTGCCCCTGCTCGGCCGGACCACGACCCTCGTGATCCTGCTGCAGATCATCGCCAGCCTGAAGATCTTCGACCAGGTCTACCTGATGACGAGCGGCGGGCCGGGCATATCGACGCAGGTGGCCCTCGGGCTCATCACGAACACCGGCTTCACCGACAACCGCATCGGTGCGGCGTCGGCGGCGTCGGTCCTGCTGTTCATCGTCATCGTCGCCATCGCGGTCATCCGACAGGTGATCGACCGCTCCGCAGCTCGGAAGGAGGCCTGA